TATTTTCCCAAATATTAACAAAGGTTGGAATCTTGTGTCAGGTAAGAAAGGGATGCCAATCACTTATAATATCAATAAAAGTTGCACTAAATAAGCACTTCAATTCGAATTAAGTCATTTTCGTACTCCAACAATGTCTTCCACGGCATCTTAGTATATAATTGGCGGCTGCTGGATTGGAAGTAAGTTAAACCTCCTCTTTATGGCCACACGTTGCTTAGAATACTTGTCCTCCGGAGAAAATCTTGCTGGATGTGCGGACATGGTTGGTTTCCCACTCTTATCAAGTTTTTTAAATGTGTACACACGGTCTCCATTTTCATCTAACATGTACATGAGAtacattttaagagaaaaatatggTCCTGCTAATATTGATGCTTGGCTCGCACTGCTACTGTTGAGGTTCACCTACAATTGAGCATAAGTCAACATCAGTAACCATCTTTATGAAGTGAAAGACTCAGGAAcgctggaaaaaataatattatactcTTCCGGGAGAATTACCACAACAATTATTGGAATTGCAGTGAAAATAGCCATTTACTTACAGAACTTGAATTGTAAACAACAATTCACACGCGGTGCACCCAATGGCCAATGGCATGTACAGCAAAACCGCAAAACAAACGAAACTTAGATTAGCGAGCGTGACTTCACCATTTAGTTCATCGGTTCGTCGCTAGGTTGGTCTGACAGCTAGCAGTCCTTTCTCGGGGTTGGAGGGAGCCATGCGCAAGCGTACCGACATGTAAAAGTCGGCTGAGTGAGTGCGTGTTGATTATGTGCTGCAGGTGTTACATTTCGTGCAAATAGAAGTGCAATTGGGAGCTATTTTATGGATACTTTGTGAGGACCGGGGAGCCGTGCCACCACACTGTGTGAGGAATGGAAACCCTATCGGTACAGGTGAGATTTCTTCTTGTCTCGAGAACATATCCTTCGGTTCCTGTTTTATTATTTACCTTTGACTACGGTGGTCGTGATTTATTTACCGGGGTTACCTTAGCTGCAACTTCATCTTAAGGATGCATGATTCGAGAAAATATGCCGCTTGATTACCTGAGCTAAAAAATTCTAATCTCTACTTCCTCGACAGTGTGTTTCAAAGATTTCAATCGTTTCTGAAGTCATCAACGGATATGGAATTCCGTTGTTTCGTGATGGGGATCGATCGACattgttttcattattccatttGCTGTTCTGTGAGtgataacaattttttctgcATGACGTGGAATGAAAAAGTCAACGGCATTCTGTCCTGCTTAAGTTTCCATTTTCGTCATTGACAGGTATCTCTTTCCTATGCTCCACATATGCATCTCGTTCTGATCATACTTGTGGGTGCTCTTACACCGATGTACTGTGTGAGTTCCTTTATTCATTCCTGCAATCATGATTTTGAAAGCAATCGTCTGTCTCATTTGCTTGTGGAGGGGAGTTCACCTTGCGAGGTTGCGAGCCTGCCGCTCGGTCGTGCGCTCTGGGCAAACAAAAAAGAGGCGACTCTTGTCATGCCCGCGAAAAAATCAATGCCCCCTCCAGACGCGACTGACTGGCTTATATATTCCTGGCTGCCAATGTAATACGGTAAAATCTCTGTAATCCGCTCTTGCGGTAATACGATACGTCCCGTAATCTGGGCTAAGGACCTCGCATCGGCTTAAAAAATTTCGTCACTTTTCGATAAAAAGGCCTTTCACTGTACACCGAGATTTTGATTGATATTTGCAATGAGTGTGTCCATTATGttctcattttatttgttgaaaggTTTGGTAAGATGTACCACTACGCCGGAAGAAGTATGCAATTTAAGGAGTAAAATAATGGGTTCCTGCGATGGGAGTGTTTACTTTAATTACCCAATAACTGTCCGCTACGAAGTCGACATTTAATCCCTAAATTAATATGATGACAACTAGACCTGCTGTATGTTTAGCAGATAGAATCTCTCTGGTCACACTTTCATGCGCCAAATATTCATATGCCTAGAGAATGGCTGCACATTTTATTAGTGTGTTACCCTCTCTAGTATcctacgtttttttattatttaatgtgcCACATTTTCATTAATACGTTGTTCCACCCAATTTAAAACAGTacattttttttacgtttctctGTGATCCATCTGCTAAATTTCCAGAACTGCAGCCAAAACATGAAGACATGGAAACCGCATTCAGCGCACCAAACCTCATTTCCACAGCTCAATATTTGAAGGAAGCTAAGGCAAAATGTATACAGAATGACTGAATGGCACGTTTCATAGTATATGTATAGATGCGCATTAAGGAGGGTTGTATTTGTTCCGGGAGATATCCTGTTATCAGGTGTTTTCAGTGGCAATTGACGAAAGAAATATCAACCATTCACCAATTTTCCTGCAAGTTTAAGAAAAGTAAGAACACGCGAAAATTATCCGCAATTTACTTGAGAAGTTATAGTGACTGTATGGTATTGCTCAGTTTTGTCACGGTTGCATCACCAAGGTCTAACA
The DNA window shown above is from Ischnura elegans chromosome 4, ioIscEleg1.1, whole genome shotgun sequence and carries:
- the LOC124156989 gene encoding H/ACA ribonucleoprotein complex subunit 3, with product MYLMYMLDENGDRVYTFKKLDKSGKPTMSAHPARFSPEDKYSKQRVAIKRRFNLLPIQQPPIIY